A single region of the Agromyces sp. Leaf222 genome encodes:
- a CDS encoding MoxR family ATPase: MTMTPEEASRFASNLDRLVGAVETVLLGKNRVVRLAFTALLSEGHLLLDDVPGTGKTSLARAMAQSVHGTSNRVQFTPDLLPGDITGVTVYDQRTGAFEFHPGPVFANIVLADEINRASPKTQSALLEVMEEGQITVDGQTHPVGHPFMVIATQNPVEQAGTYRLPEAQLDRFLMRTSIGYPDHASTIRILEGADHRAHAVQVEPQLAAAEIVEMAAAARTVHVDPTIHDYVSRLVDATRTTREVRLGVSVRGALALIRAAKTHAAGRGRHYVVPDDVKALAEPVLAHRLILDAEAEFDGVTASNLIAQVLIETPPPSTRQAV; encoded by the coding sequence ATGACGATGACCCCAGAAGAGGCCTCTCGATTCGCCTCGAACCTCGACCGGCTGGTCGGTGCGGTCGAGACCGTGCTGCTCGGCAAGAACCGGGTCGTGCGCCTCGCCTTCACGGCCCTCCTGAGCGAGGGCCACCTGCTGCTCGACGACGTGCCCGGAACGGGCAAGACGTCGCTCGCCCGGGCCATGGCCCAGTCGGTGCACGGCACGAGCAACCGCGTGCAGTTCACGCCCGACCTGCTGCCGGGCGACATCACGGGCGTCACCGTCTACGACCAGCGCACCGGCGCGTTCGAGTTCCACCCCGGCCCCGTGTTCGCGAACATCGTGCTCGCCGACGAGATCAACCGTGCGAGCCCGAAGACGCAGTCCGCGCTGCTCGAGGTCATGGAGGAGGGCCAGATCACCGTCGACGGGCAGACCCACCCGGTGGGGCATCCGTTCATGGTGATCGCGACGCAGAACCCGGTCGAGCAGGCCGGAACCTACCGCCTGCCGGAGGCGCAGCTGGACCGCTTCCTGATGCGCACCTCCATCGGATACCCCGACCATGCGTCGACGATCCGGATCCTCGAGGGAGCCGACCACCGTGCGCACGCGGTGCAGGTCGAGCCCCAGCTCGCCGCCGCCGAGATCGTGGAGATGGCGGCCGCGGCGCGCACCGTGCACGTCGACCCGACGATCCACGACTACGTGTCGCGCCTCGTCGACGCCACCAGGACCACCCGGGAGGTGCGACTGGGCGTCAGCGTGCGCGGCGCCCTCGCACTCATCCGGGCGGCGAAGACGCACGCCGCCGGTCGGGGCAGGCACTACGTCGTGCCCGACGACGTGAAGGCGCTCGCCGAACCCGTGCTCGCGCACCGGCTCATCCTCGACGCCGAGGCGGAGTTCGACGGCGTCACCGCGTCGAACCTCATCGCCCAGGTGCTCATCGAGACCCCGCCGCCGTCGACGAGGCAAGCGGTGTGA
- a CDS encoding Ig-like domain-containing protein: MRLPSLVSRHRSAVATAAVGMAVVSTIVAVAVASGGYSAERVDLGDASVWVANDGLQSVGRANTSVHELNTIVETGGSTTQIAQRGQTVLALDTERATVAVIDPMNSTVQETVAVPPASSIAITSSKVVVSTGADVWTMPSDQIVDLQVDTDPTLTFGPGSVTSVAPDGRLFAYTPTTGIVRRVDVDESESVVEQWQTELSDTAAEFQITSVGGRWAVLDGRTLTLYLADRKVELGQVVQSADDPRLQEPSVDGDAVAIASRDGLIMVDLADGAVQTVQVPQAGGSATAPVRHGGCLNAAWSAGTAWRACDGETAERFPLDTATTADLVFLVNGRSLVLNDRGSGRSWAASADYGLIDNWDQLLATESDDETVERPDAEDPAPLERSQADPLAADDAFGARPGRASTLPVLLNDYDPNGDVLVIAALDVVPPPGVRLDLVSDRQQVQVSLDETVTEGFSFGYTVDDGRGGSAAASVTVQVRTDDQNGPPQQVRDRSAAVETSGRSTTAVLGDWVDPDGDPFFLRSASAPGDKVSFTPDGSVVFDEVQHQPGERRVALVAADGRDEGAGSLDIDVRAPGTVPLIAESFVVLAAAGEEVRVDPLRHVHGGTGHAVLTSVPAKQDAVITPDYDGGTFRFKSSAERTHYLEYVVTDGSSAPVTGLIRVEVEAGSDRDTMPITVPHTAFLRVGQPMDVDVLATDIDPTGGVLVLTDLIGADAKEFRVALIDHRILRVELLGPLPLGSVTFGYRVSNGLGEAEGAVTVVEVPTADTIQPPVANPDTASVRTGDVIDVPVLANDEQPDGLPLAIDPELVEQPVDGLLFVSGDRLRYFAPDEPGEYDAKYTIGAGGQEATAMVHLSVRSADPETNSPPVPPEITARALSGDTVRIAVPLGGTDPDGDSVLLVGQESNPELGTVVETGPDWLDYQAGEYSAGTDTFTYTVVDSLGEGATGTVRVGIAARADGARNPIAVEDSVVVRPGRTLSVRVLANDTDPDGDSLTLTDVVEQQVGAPATKVGDQIDVVVPQGDGEYGFQYTIANERAGTASSFLTVVAREDAPLARPEVDDVVLNLTDIIDRDRVDVDVLADAFLADADVADVEVGLLPEFDEGAEVLRDGRIRVAVEDRRRIIPFSLTHPDDPGVVSYAFIRVPGRDDALPQLRRDAPDVEVRSGESVQLDIEDFVIAASGRPVRITDAATVRAAHSDGTDSWVDDQTLRFRSEAGYFGPASISFTVTDGESATDPTGRTGTIVIPIEVQPTQNQPPKFLGGSIDFEQGVAKTIDLVKLTNHLYEERDDELKYRLLEPLPEGFDLELDGQRLTITPTANAVSGTQGSVAVAVVDATGEGEPGRIDLQVVPSTRPLARPVADRAVARRGETTSVDVLANDDTTNPFPGTPLRVEALKGLDALPAGVSVTRDGDGSTLLVRVAEDAEPVNTTLQYQVSDATGDPERFAWGTVTVSVQDRPDPVTAPRVTGFGDRSLDLVFGAGAFNNSPITGYEISLLEPGSSDVLAKSECTATNCRVPTLGNGRANAVVLRVQARNGVGLSDPVDAPGPIWSDVVPPAPGEVVAAPLDGRLQLGWAPVSAGAGSPVHSYVLVVGGVPVEVDAASVCTASRCQVDSRALENGSLVEFSVSARNEAYPAMAVWADAKGSGTPFGPPVAGSISVVGDAIAGTVTVTWTPFGGNGDPIGGYFVQRLADGATTPPSGPQSCVVTSPAPGTVVAPSRGGAVSEMVRVGPDASSVQFTGTTAEAARYSFVVWGFNRSACVSTGVGTIVVREPPGPISSVQSGMDWMTQDAWDRYISKVEPNQRLQIVAVDADGVQLGAPKDFTGSGWLRAVLGRPFGETARFQVRSCSPWGSCGPWSEILPADAQPSLTFALPSRAWDGERAEWSWDSEPDNSGIPANFRCGIVGDDIGVAAQRETSCRVPDALPGDRVWLDVEVAGVKVRYQNP, from the coding sequence ATGAGGCTGCCCTCGCTCGTCTCCCGACATCGGTCCGCCGTCGCGACGGCGGCGGTCGGCATGGCCGTCGTATCGACGATCGTGGCCGTCGCCGTGGCATCCGGCGGGTACTCGGCCGAGCGGGTCGACCTCGGGGACGCGTCCGTCTGGGTCGCCAACGACGGCCTCCAGTCGGTGGGCCGGGCGAACACCTCCGTGCACGAGCTGAACACCATCGTCGAGACGGGCGGGTCGACGACGCAGATCGCCCAGCGAGGCCAGACGGTGCTCGCCCTCGACACCGAGCGCGCGACGGTCGCGGTGATCGATCCGATGAACTCGACCGTCCAGGAGACGGTCGCGGTGCCGCCCGCCAGCAGCATCGCGATCACGTCGTCGAAGGTCGTGGTCTCCACGGGCGCCGACGTCTGGACGATGCCGTCCGACCAGATCGTCGACCTGCAGGTCGACACCGACCCGACGCTCACGTTCGGACCGGGCAGCGTGACGTCGGTCGCGCCCGACGGGCGCCTCTTCGCCTACACGCCGACGACCGGCATCGTGCGCAGGGTCGACGTCGACGAGTCGGAGTCCGTGGTCGAGCAGTGGCAGACGGAGCTCTCCGACACGGCGGCCGAGTTCCAGATCACGTCGGTCGGCGGCCGGTGGGCGGTGCTCGACGGGCGGACCCTGACGCTCTACCTCGCCGACCGCAAGGTCGAACTCGGCCAGGTCGTGCAGTCGGCCGACGACCCGAGGCTGCAGGAGCCGTCCGTCGACGGCGACGCGGTCGCCATCGCGTCGCGCGACGGCCTCATCATGGTCGATCTGGCCGACGGGGCCGTCCAGACGGTGCAGGTCCCGCAGGCCGGTGGCTCCGCGACGGCGCCGGTGCGCCACGGCGGCTGCCTGAATGCGGCGTGGTCGGCCGGCACCGCCTGGCGCGCGTGCGACGGCGAGACGGCGGAGCGGTTCCCGCTCGATACGGCGACCACCGCCGACCTCGTGTTCCTCGTGAACGGGCGGTCCCTGGTGCTGAACGATCGCGGCTCCGGCCGCAGCTGGGCGGCCTCAGCCGACTACGGGCTCATCGACAACTGGGACCAGCTGCTCGCGACCGAGTCCGACGACGAGACCGTCGAACGGCCCGACGCCGAAGACCCCGCGCCGCTCGAGCGCAGCCAGGCCGACCCGCTGGCCGCCGACGACGCCTTCGGCGCCCGACCCGGTCGCGCGTCGACGCTGCCGGTGCTGCTGAACGACTACGACCCGAACGGCGACGTGCTCGTGATCGCCGCGCTCGATGTCGTGCCGCCCCCCGGCGTGAGGCTCGACCTCGTCTCCGATCGCCAGCAGGTCCAGGTCAGCCTCGACGAGACGGTGACCGAGGGCTTCTCCTTCGGCTACACGGTCGACGACGGTCGGGGCGGCAGCGCCGCGGCATCCGTGACCGTGCAGGTGCGCACCGACGACCAGAACGGCCCGCCGCAGCAGGTGCGCGATCGCTCCGCGGCCGTGGAGACCTCCGGACGGTCGACCACGGCGGTGCTCGGCGACTGGGTCGACCCCGACGGCGACCCGTTCTTCCTCCGCTCAGCCAGCGCCCCGGGCGACAAGGTGTCGTTCACGCCCGACGGCTCCGTCGTGTTCGACGAAGTGCAGCACCAGCCGGGCGAGCGGCGGGTCGCCCTCGTCGCGGCCGACGGCCGCGACGAGGGCGCGGGATCCCTCGATATCGACGTGCGCGCGCCGGGCACCGTTCCCCTGATCGCGGAGTCGTTCGTCGTGCTCGCCGCCGCGGGCGAGGAGGTGCGGGTCGATCCCCTCCGGCATGTGCACGGGGGAACGGGCCACGCGGTGCTCACGAGTGTGCCCGCGAAGCAGGACGCGGTCATCACGCCCGACTACGACGGCGGGACCTTCCGCTTCAAGAGCTCGGCCGAGCGCACGCATTACCTCGAGTACGTCGTCACCGACGGGAGCTCGGCGCCCGTCACCGGATTGATCCGGGTCGAGGTCGAGGCCGGATCCGATCGGGACACGATGCCGATCACGGTGCCGCACACCGCCTTCCTCCGGGTCGGCCAGCCCATGGACGTCGACGTGCTCGCCACGGACATCGACCCGACCGGGGGCGTGCTCGTGCTCACCGACCTCATCGGCGCCGACGCGAAGGAGTTCCGGGTCGCCCTGATCGACCACCGCATCCTGCGTGTCGAGCTGCTCGGACCGCTGCCGCTCGGATCGGTGACCTTCGGCTACCGGGTGAGCAACGGTCTCGGCGAGGCCGAAGGCGCCGTCACGGTCGTGGAGGTGCCGACAGCCGACACGATCCAGCCGCCGGTCGCGAACCCCGATACGGCGTCGGTTCGCACAGGAGACGTCATCGACGTGCCGGTGCTCGCGAACGACGAGCAGCCCGACGGCCTCCCGCTCGCGATCGATCCGGAGCTCGTCGAGCAACCGGTCGACGGCCTGCTCTTCGTCAGCGGCGACCGCCTGCGCTACTTCGCTCCCGACGAACCAGGGGAGTACGACGCGAAGTACACCATCGGCGCCGGCGGACAGGAGGCGACGGCGATGGTGCACCTGTCGGTGCGCTCCGCCGACCCCGAGACGAACTCCCCGCCCGTGCCGCCCGAGATCACCGCGCGCGCCCTCTCGGGCGACACGGTGCGCATCGCCGTTCCATTGGGCGGAACCGACCCCGATGGGGACTCCGTGCTGCTGGTCGGCCAGGAGTCGAACCCCGAGCTCGGCACCGTCGTCGAGACCGGACCCGACTGGCTCGACTACCAGGCCGGCGAGTACTCGGCCGGCACCGACACGTTCACCTACACGGTCGTCGACTCGCTCGGCGAGGGGGCGACCGGCACGGTCAGGGTGGGCATCGCCGCGCGGGCCGACGGCGCGAGGAATCCCATCGCGGTCGAGGACAGCGTGGTCGTGCGACCGGGGCGCACCCTGTCGGTCCGGGTGCTCGCGAACGACACGGACCCCGATGGCGACAGCCTCACGCTGACCGACGTCGTCGAGCAACAGGTCGGTGCGCCCGCCACGAAGGTGGGCGACCAGATCGACGTGGTGGTGCCGCAGGGCGACGGCGAGTACGGGTTCCAGTACACGATCGCGAATGAACGCGCCGGCACGGCGTCGAGCTTCCTCACGGTCGTCGCTCGCGAGGATGCCCCGCTCGCGCGACCCGAGGTCGACGACGTGGTCCTGAACCTGACCGACATCATCGACCGCGACCGGGTCGACGTCGACGTGCTCGCCGATGCGTTCCTCGCCGATGCCGACGTGGCCGACGTCGAGGTCGGCCTCCTGCCCGAATTCGACGAGGGCGCAGAGGTACTCCGCGACGGCCGCATCCGGGTGGCGGTCGAGGACCGCCGACGGATCATCCCGTTCTCCCTGACGCACCCCGACGACCCCGGCGTGGTGTCGTACGCCTTCATCCGCGTGCCGGGCCGCGACGACGCGCTGCCGCAGCTTCGACGCGACGCGCCCGACGTCGAGGTGCGCAGCGGCGAGAGCGTGCAGCTCGACATCGAGGACTTCGTGATCGCGGCGTCCGGCCGCCCGGTGCGCATCACCGATGCGGCGACGGTGCGGGCCGCGCACAGCGACGGCACCGACTCGTGGGTCGACGACCAGACCCTGCGCTTCCGGAGCGAGGCGGGGTACTTCGGGCCGGCGTCGATCTCGTTCACGGTCACCGACGGCGAGTCGGCGACCGACCCCACCGGGCGCACGGGCACCATCGTGATCCCGATCGAGGTGCAGCCGACGCAGAACCAACCGCCCAAGTTCCTGGGCGGCTCGATCGACTTCGAGCAGGGCGTGGCCAAGACGATCGACCTCGTGAAGCTCACCAACCACCTCTACGAGGAGCGGGACGACGAGTTGAAGTACCGACTGCTCGAACCGTTGCCCGAAGGCTTCGACCTCGAGCTCGACGGGCAGCGGCTGACGATCACGCCGACGGCGAACGCGGTCTCCGGCACGCAGGGGTCGGTCGCGGTCGCGGTCGTCGATGCCACGGGCGAGGGCGAGCCCGGACGCATCGACCTGCAGGTCGTGCCCTCGACGAGGCCGCTCGCCCGGCCCGTCGCCGATCGGGCCGTCGCACGGCGCGGCGAGACGACGAGCGTCGACGTGCTCGCGAACGACGACACCACGAATCCGTTCCCCGGCACGCCACTGCGCGTCGAGGCGCTCAAGGGTCTCGACGCGCTGCCAGCCGGCGTCTCGGTCACGCGCGACGGCGACGGCTCGACGCTGCTCGTGCGGGTCGCGGAGGACGCCGAGCCGGTGAACACCACGCTGCAGTACCAGGTCTCCGACGCGACCGGCGATCCGGAGCGGTTCGCATGGGGTACCGTGACCGTCTCGGTGCAGGACCGACCGGACCCCGTGACGGCGCCTCGGGTGACCGGGTTCGGCGATCGCAGCCTCGACCTCGTCTTCGGTGCCGGTGCGTTCAACAACTCGCCGATCACGGGATACGAGATCAGCCTGCTCGAACCCGGTTCGTCCGACGTGCTCGCGAAGAGCGAGTGCACGGCGACGAACTGCCGGGTGCCGACCCTGGGCAATGGCCGGGCGAACGCCGTGGTGCTGCGGGTGCAGGCCCGCAACGGCGTCGGGCTCTCCGACCCGGTCGACGCGCCGGGGCCGATCTGGTCGGATGTCGTGCCGCCGGCACCGGGCGAGGTCGTCGCCGCCCCGCTCGACGGGCGCCTCCAGCTCGGCTGGGCTCCGGTCTCGGCCGGTGCCGGAAGCCCCGTGCACTCCTACGTGCTCGTCGTCGGGGGCGTGCCGGTCGAGGTCGATGCAGCCTCGGTGTGCACGGCATCGCGGTGCCAGGTCGACTCGAGAGCGCTCGAGAACGGCAGTCTCGTCGAGTTCTCGGTGAGCGCGCGCAACGAGGCGTATCCGGCCATGGCGGTGTGGGCGGACGCCAAGGGGTCGGGCACGCCGTTCGGTCCGCCCGTCGCCGGCAGCATCAGCGTCGTCGGCGATGCGATCGCCGGCACCGTCACGGTGACCTGGACTCCCTTCGGCGGCAACGGCGACCCCATCGGCGGGTACTTCGTGCAGCGCCTCGCCGATGGGGCGACCACACCCCCCTCGGGTCCGCAGAGCTGCGTGGTGACCTCTCCCGCCCCCGGCACGGTCGTCGCCCCGTCGCGCGGCGGCGCCGTCTCCGAAATGGTCAGAGTGGGGCCGGATGCATCGAGCGTGCAGTTCACGGGCACCACGGCCGAGGCCGCGAGGTACTCCTTCGTCGTCTGGGGGTTCAACCGTTCCGCCTGCGTGAGCACCGGGGTCGGCACCATCGTGGTGCGCGAGCCCCCCGGACCGATCTCGTCGGTGCAGAGCGGCATGGACTGGATGACGCAGGACGCGTGGGACCGGTACATCTCGAAGGTCGAGCCGAACCAGCGACTGCAGATCGTCGCGGTCGACGCCGACGGCGTGCAGCTCGGCGCCCCCAAGGACTTCACCGGCTCGGGGTGGCTCCGTGCCGTCCTCGGGCGACCCTTCGGCGAGACCGCCCGGTTCCAGGTGCGTTCGTGTTCGCCGTGGGGCAGCTGCGGGCCATGGTCGGAGATCCTGCCGGCCGACGCGCAGCCGTCGCTCACGTTCGCGTTGCCGTCGCGCGCGTGGGACGGGGAACGTGCGGAGTGGTCGTGGGACTCCGAGCCCGACAACTCCGGGATCCCGGCGAACTTCCGATGCGGCATCGTCGGCGACGACATCGGGGTCGCGGCGCAGCGGGAGACGAGCTGCCGCGTGCCCGACGCACTGCCCGGTGACCGCGTCTGGTTGGATGTTGAGGTCGCCGGCGTGAAAGTGAGGTATCAGAACCCGTGA
- a CDS encoding serine/threonine-protein kinase, producing MSRRLPSTAPNLPGFSFVRVLGSGGFADVFLYEQNMPRRLVAVKVLLAEVVVDAARQMFQAEADVMAQLSSHPSILTVYQASVAADGRPYLVMEFCPSTLGQRYRTTSLPLAEVLAIGVRIASAVETAHRNGVLHRDIKPSNILTTAYGHPVLSDFGIAARLGAISSTDAVGLSVPWSAPEVLIDDAGTVASEVWSLGATVYSLLAGRSPFEQPGGDNAVGRVSARIRNGKLPPTGRDDVPVSLERVLARAMSRRPADRQSSAVEFVRDLQAVEEELSLPQTPLEVVTEDWALAVAVDLDERTRIISVPSAATTPDRRARRTRRPGDRMGATTLRSDTRSEPSGSPSSASHAPRRMLWGLSAVAVLLVGIALAGAYLVASTTTPIPVVTGVRAAVDDDDATVTFTWDDPGLQGGDAYLVSIDGAPRPAQRDERLDVVASDGDHLCASVTVTRDGKTGRPSEERCVDVDTEG from the coding sequence GTGTCGAGACGACTGCCGTCAACCGCGCCGAACCTCCCGGGCTTCTCGTTCGTCAGGGTGCTCGGGTCGGGCGGATTCGCCGACGTGTTCCTCTACGAGCAGAACATGCCGCGGCGACTCGTGGCCGTCAAGGTGCTGCTCGCCGAGGTCGTCGTCGATGCGGCGCGGCAGATGTTCCAGGCCGAGGCCGACGTCATGGCGCAGCTCTCGTCGCACCCGTCGATCCTCACCGTGTACCAGGCGAGCGTCGCCGCCGACGGGCGACCGTACCTCGTCATGGAGTTCTGCCCGTCGACGCTCGGCCAGCGCTACCGCACCACGTCGCTGCCGCTCGCCGAGGTGCTCGCGATCGGCGTGCGCATCGCGAGCGCCGTCGAGACCGCGCATCGCAACGGCGTGCTGCACCGCGACATCAAGCCGTCGAACATCCTCACCACCGCCTACGGGCATCCCGTGCTCTCGGACTTCGGCATCGCGGCGAGGCTCGGCGCGATCTCCTCCACCGACGCGGTCGGGCTCTCGGTGCCGTGGTCGGCGCCCGAGGTGCTCATCGACGACGCCGGCACGGTCGCGAGCGAGGTCTGGTCATTGGGCGCGACGGTCTACTCGCTGCTCGCCGGCCGGAGCCCGTTCGAGCAGCCGGGCGGCGACAACGCGGTCGGGCGCGTCTCGGCCCGCATCCGCAACGGCAAGCTCCCGCCCACCGGCCGCGACGACGTGCCCGTCTCGCTCGAGCGCGTGCTCGCCCGCGCGATGTCCAGGCGACCGGCCGACCGGCAGTCGAGCGCCGTCGAGTTCGTGCGAGACCTGCAGGCCGTCGAGGAGGAGCTGTCCCTGCCGCAGACGCCGCTCGAGGTCGTCACGGAGGACTGGGCGCTCGCCGTCGCCGTCGACCTCGACGAGCGGACCCGCATCATCTCCGTCCCGTCGGCGGCGACCACGCCGGATCGCCGCGCCCGCCGCACCAGGCGACCCGGCGACCGCATGGGCGCGACCACGCTGCGCTCGGACACGCGCTCCGAACCGAGCGGGTCGCCGTCGTCGGCGTCGCACGCACCCCGGCGCATGCTCTGGGGCCTCTCGGCGGTGGCCGTGCTGCTCGTCGGCATCGCGCTCGCCGGCGCGTACCTCGTGGCCTCGACGACGACGCCCATCCCGGTCGTGACCGGCGTGCGGGCGGCGGTCGACGACGACGACGCCACCGTGACCTTCACCTGGGACGATCCGGGACTGCAGGGCGGCGACGCGTACCTCGTGAGCATCGACGGGGCCCCGCGCCCCGCGCAGCGCGACGAGCGCCTCGACGTCGTCGCGTCCGACGGCGACCACCTCTGCGCGAGCGTGACCGTCACGCGCGACGGCAAGACCGGGCGTCCGAGCGAGGAGCGCTGCGTGGACGTCGACACGGAGGGCTGA
- a CDS encoding PP2C family serine/threonine-protein phosphatase, with translation MTQIGNGNTRHPIVLPDGTRITISWAAATDTGHRRQVNEDSFVAQAPVFSVADGMGGHAAGDFASAAVVTRLAEHGGKTVIGTAEIDQSLRLAVQDMERGTGVTDEGSGTTVTGAALGLISDEPAWIVFNIGDSRVYRLVGGVLEQLTVDHSIVQELVDAGQITRDEADTHPHSNVITRAVGFHESPIPDYRAIAVEPGMRLLICSDGLTKELTSYGIRHFLMADRSAERVTEHLLDAALGNGGRDNVTVLVVDVLDVTRPEAGPEQAGADGAIDSPAAS, from the coding sequence GTGACACAGATCGGAAACGGCAACACCCGTCATCCGATCGTGCTGCCCGACGGCACGAGGATCACGATCTCGTGGGCCGCGGCGACCGACACGGGCCACCGCCGCCAGGTCAACGAGGACAGCTTCGTCGCGCAGGCTCCGGTCTTCTCCGTCGCCGACGGCATGGGCGGCCACGCCGCAGGCGACTTCGCCAGCGCAGCCGTGGTGACCCGCCTCGCCGAGCACGGCGGCAAGACCGTGATCGGCACGGCCGAGATTGACCAGTCGCTTCGGCTCGCGGTGCAGGACATGGAGCGCGGCACGGGCGTCACCGACGAGGGCAGCGGCACGACCGTCACGGGCGCCGCACTCGGCCTCATCTCCGACGAGCCCGCCTGGATCGTGTTCAACATCGGCGACTCGCGGGTCTACCGACTCGTCGGCGGCGTGCTCGAGCAGCTGACCGTCGACCACTCGATCGTGCAGGAGCTCGTCGACGCCGGGCAGATCACCCGAGACGAGGCCGACACGCACCCGCACTCGAACGTGATCACGCGAGCCGTCGGCTTCCACGAATCGCCGATCCCCGACTACCGCGCCATCGCCGTCGAACCCGGCATGCGCCTGCTGATCTGCTCCGACGGGCTCACGAAGGAGCTCACGTCGTACGGCATCCGCCACTTCCTGATGGCCGACCGGTCGGCCGAACGCGTGACCGAGCACCTCCTCGACGCCGCACTCGGCAACGGCGGGCGCGACAACGTCACGGTGCTCGTCGTCGACGTGCTCGACGTGACCAGGCCGGAGGCCGGCCCGGAGCAGGCGGGGGCCGACGGCGCGATCGATTCGCCCGCGGCATCCTGA
- a CDS encoding FHA domain-containing protein, which yields MVAGTVTSASRIGAMDWDVVIGDRFIAVLAAPAEELALAELAAVTGDADVSIERLVQAIPAVGPADLDDRGFAVVLWPRDGTEIVTAVVRGDAVVDLDSPGGSRRFDARGIRPWHLAEFRDVTGVRLTGADAPVRSSSATIGVAAGAIAPARARLRASDVVWSPVEHAVERAVERPVDQIVGSRADAGGGPTSDADTVLRDGVIDATVALASGADAEQDPDADRWPEAPTSEAAPSAFAPGAPPRVRIGYGLARTVTVPILVGRRPLAPRAPSAAATAPELVPVRSPNGVISGTHLELRVQGERLVATDLRSTNGTVIRTSTGVRRMRAGESIVVVPGSSLDLGDGTIIEVLPASDEAPRPTRTDRPHS from the coding sequence ATGGTCGCCGGAACCGTGACGAGCGCGTCTCGCATCGGGGCGATGGACTGGGACGTCGTCATCGGCGACCGGTTCATCGCCGTGCTCGCCGCCCCCGCCGAGGAGTTGGCGCTCGCCGAACTCGCCGCGGTCACGGGCGACGCCGATGTCAGCATCGAGCGACTCGTGCAGGCGATCCCGGCCGTGGGCCCCGCGGACCTCGACGATCGCGGTTTCGCCGTGGTGCTGTGGCCGAGGGACGGCACCGAGATCGTCACGGCCGTCGTGCGGGGCGACGCGGTCGTCGACCTCGACTCGCCCGGAGGGTCGAGACGCTTCGACGCTCGAGGCATCCGCCCGTGGCACCTCGCCGAGTTCCGCGACGTGACCGGCGTGCGGTTGACGGGCGCCGACGCCCCGGTGCGCTCGAGCAGTGCGACGATCGGCGTCGCGGCGGGCGCGATCGCACCCGCGCGCGCCCGGCTCAGGGCCTCGGACGTCGTCTGGTCGCCCGTCGAGCATGCCGTCGAGCGGGCCGTCGAGCGGCCAGTCGACCAGATCGTCGGGAGCCGAGCGGATGCCGGTGGCGGGCCGACGAGCGACGCCGACACGGTGCTCCGCGACGGGGTGATCGACGCCACGGTCGCGCTCGCGTCCGGCGCGGACGCCGAGCAGGATCCCGACGCCGACCGATGGCCGGAGGCGCCGACGTCCGAAGCCGCGCCGAGCGCGTTCGCTCCAGGCGCCCCTCCGAGGGTGCGGATCGGGTACGGCCTCGCGAGGACGGTCACGGTGCCGATTCTGGTCGGCCGGCGTCCGCTCGCGCCGCGCGCACCCTCGGCGGCCGCGACGGCGCCGGAGCTCGTGCCCGTTCGCTCGCCGAACGGCGTGATATCCGGCACCCATCTCGAGCTCCGCGTGCAGGGCGAGCGACTGGTCGCGACCGACCTGCGTTCGACCAACGGCACCGTGATCCGGACGTCGACCGGCGTGCGTCGGATGCGCGCCGGTGAATCGATCGTCGTCGTGCCGGGCAGCTCCCTCGACCTCGGAGACGGTACGATCATCGAGGTCCTCCCAGCCAGCGACGAAGCACCCCGTCCGACCCGAACCGACAGGCCCCACTCGTGA